From a region of the Nitrospirota bacterium genome:
- a CDS encoding DNA internalization-related competence protein ComEC/Rec2 codes for MLAQITIAFLVGLLVGSGFPFTPFLCIGFLLLTAIVLVGLERSGWLHSRHSSMLYAGLLVGLLYWTVFAWLSTPVSLHRLAGNAPLPITGRITEPVHYAPGRASFHLTVSQLGNAPADRHRDGTLRITWREPGRDLKQGDLVTLTARIHPPSGQVNPGGFDYATYLIRHGVDATASVSGPDAVRWLGSTNGLTRWALWRTVDEWRDRIRNAAVASLRDPARGIYLGIIVGQPGYLTAEVRDAFMATGTVHILSISGSHLGLVGLLSFFLIRHTCRRLPAQWLLGLSRHITSTRIAALGTVIPVTIYALLAGAEVATVRSWIMIVVFLLSVWLGRQEHLLLSLACAAFLIALHDPRALYDISFQLSYCSVLAIALVIRRPSDESGEHLPPSRSIRKRLEDWLTTYAWITGGITLATLPLVAYHFNQVAWLGLVANLVVVPLAGLLLVPLGLGSALWVAATGNATLPGTFLNQAGMDFLSDLVHMLARLPGAEWHVASPTLISIVLFYGLLIMAISLPAHHRVRLICFTGAIILVAWWVWSPRMWGQDGSLRVTFLDVGQGDATVIELPDGETVLIDAGTRHETWDMGRSVVAPYLWDRSIFRLDHVIATHPQLDHIGGLASVLRHFPVGHYWSNGLTRQELFYQELQRALRHQGLSESIAVEGEEILATGTCRLSVLNPAVGEQPQLSAPTNIGTLLNNQSVVTKLLCGPHSFLFAADAEAQTLSRMAKTDVSASARIVKVPHHGANSSLDEQWIRHVAPEIAVISVGDRNPYGHPTQAVLRAYEQQGSRIFRTDRDGAVSIAARLSSPLFELSRARATEFRPIRFGASMFHDEWLNWGRLRCQMGRA; via the coding sequence ATGCTTGCCCAGATCACGATCGCCTTCCTGGTCGGTCTGCTCGTCGGTTCTGGTTTTCCTTTCACCCCGTTCCTCTGTATCGGCTTCCTCTTGCTCACAGCCATTGTGCTGGTGGGGCTTGAACGGTCCGGTTGGCTCCATTCGCGCCATAGCTCCATGCTCTACGCCGGCCTGCTGGTCGGACTCTTGTATTGGACTGTCTTTGCCTGGCTCAGCACCCCCGTATCCCTGCACCGCCTGGCAGGCAATGCCCCGCTGCCTATCACAGGGCGGATTACGGAACCTGTGCACTACGCACCGGGGCGTGCCTCGTTTCATCTGACCGTCAGCCAACTGGGTAACGCACCGGCTGATCGCCACAGAGACGGAACCCTTCGCATCACCTGGCGAGAGCCTGGTCGCGACCTAAAGCAAGGCGACCTGGTGACACTCACCGCCAGGATCCATCCGCCCTCCGGACAAGTCAACCCGGGCGGATTCGACTATGCCACTTACCTGATCAGGCATGGAGTGGATGCCACAGCTTCCGTTTCCGGTCCCGACGCAGTCAGATGGCTGGGCTCAACGAACGGCCTGACGCGATGGGCCCTGTGGCGCACAGTCGACGAATGGCGGGATCGCATCCGGAACGCGGCGGTGGCGTCCTTACGCGACCCGGCGCGCGGAATCTACTTGGGTATCATCGTCGGCCAGCCGGGCTATCTCACCGCTGAGGTCCGGGATGCCTTCATGGCCACCGGCACCGTGCACATTCTGTCGATCTCCGGTTCCCATCTCGGTCTGGTCGGGCTCCTGTCCTTCTTCCTGATCAGGCACACCTGCCGCCGCCTGCCCGCACAGTGGCTGTTGGGCCTCTCCCGCCACATCACATCGACACGAATCGCGGCCTTAGGTACGGTCATTCCCGTCACAATCTATGCGCTGTTGGCCGGCGCGGAAGTGGCGACCGTTCGCTCCTGGATCATGATCGTGGTATTCCTGCTGTCCGTTTGGCTGGGTCGGCAGGAACACCTCCTGCTGTCCCTTGCCTGTGCCGCCTTCTTGATCGCCCTCCACGACCCCCGGGCTCTCTATGACATCTCGTTTCAACTGTCGTATTGCTCCGTGCTGGCCATCGCATTGGTAATCCGCAGGCCGTCGGACGAAAGCGGGGAGCACCTCCCGCCATCGCGCTCTATTCGGAAGCGGCTCGAAGATTGGCTCACGACCTATGCCTGGATCACCGGCGGGATCACGCTCGCGACGCTGCCTCTGGTCGCCTACCATTTCAATCAAGTGGCCTGGCTGGGCCTCGTCGCAAACCTTGTCGTGGTGCCTCTGGCCGGACTGCTGCTCGTACCTCTGGGCCTTGGATCAGCCTTGTGGGTCGCGGCAACCGGGAATGCGACGCTTCCAGGAACATTTCTCAATCAAGCCGGCATGGATTTTTTATCCGATCTCGTTCACATGCTGGCCCGCCTCCCAGGGGCCGAATGGCACGTTGCGTCGCCGACGCTGATCTCAATTGTTCTCTTCTACGGGCTGCTCATCATGGCGATCAGCTTGCCGGCACATCACCGGGTCCGGCTCATCTGTTTTACAGGCGCAATCATTCTGGTTGCATGGTGGGTCTGGTCTCCACGCATGTGGGGGCAGGATGGATCCTTGCGCGTGACGTTTCTCGATGTGGGCCAGGGAGACGCCACGGTCATCGAACTTCCAGACGGCGAAACCGTTCTCATCGACGCCGGGACCCGGCATGAGACATGGGATATGGGGCGATCCGTCGTCGCCCCGTACCTCTGGGACCGGAGCATCTTTCGCCTCGACCACGTGATCGCCACACACCCCCAACTCGACCATATCGGCGGCCTCGCATCCGTCCTTCGACACTTTCCCGTCGGCCACTACTGGAGCAACGGGCTGACCAGGCAAGAACTGTTCTATCAAGAACTGCAACGCGCCTTACGGCATCAAGGACTATCCGAGTCCATTGCGGTCGAGGGAGAGGAAATTCTCGCCACCGGGACATGTCGTCTGTCGGTGCTCAACCCGGCGGTGGGCGAACAACCGCAACTATCGGCACCGACAAATATCGGCACCCTGCTGAATAATCAATCAGTCGTCACGAAGCTGCTTTGTGGTCCCCACTCATTCCTCTTCGCCGCCGATGCGGAAGCGCAGACTTTGTCGCGCATGGCCAAGACTGACGTCTCGGCCAGCGCACGCATCGTGAAAGTTCCACACCATGGAGCCAACAGCTCCCTGGACGAGCAATGGATACGGCACGTGGCTCCGGAGATCGCAGTGATTTCAGTCGGAGACCGCAACCCCTATGGCCATCCGACACAAGCAGTACTCCGGGCGTATGAGCAGCAGGGGAGCCGGATTTTCAGAACCGACCGGGATGGAGCCGTCTCGATCGCGGCCCGCCTGTCTTCACCCTTGTTTGAACTCTCTCGAGCTCGTGCGACCGAATTCAGACCTATCCGGTTTGGCGCCTCGATGTTCCACGACGAGTGGTTGAACTGGGGACGTTTGCGGTGTCAGATGGGCCGCGCTTAA